One window of Curtobacterium sp. 458 genomic DNA carries:
- a CDS encoding Asp23/Gls24 family envelope stress response protein, with protein MASTTDRVDGTTTGTTTTQVTTKGKTLIDDAVVAKVAGIAARDVPGVHALGGNAARAFGAIRDAIGSSDLGQGVRVEVGETQAAVDITIVVEYPVPMMQVASAVREAVTAAVTDLVGLEVTEVNVAINDVEIPGLPAATEDSEGRVR; from the coding sequence ATGGCATCCACCACGGACCGCGTCGACGGGACCACCACCGGGACCACGACGACGCAGGTGACCACCAAGGGCAAGACCCTCATCGACGACGCCGTCGTGGCGAAGGTCGCCGGCATCGCCGCGCGCGACGTGCCCGGCGTGCACGCCCTGGGTGGCAACGCGGCGCGCGCGTTCGGAGCGATCCGGGACGCCATCGGGTCGAGCGACCTCGGGCAGGGCGTCCGCGTCGAGGTCGGCGAGACCCAGGCGGCGGTCGACATCACGATCGTCGTCGAGTACCCCGTGCCGATGATGCAGGTCGCCTCTGCCGTGCGCGAAGCCGTCACCGCCGCGGTCACCGACCTCGTCGGGCTCGAGGTCACCGAGGTCAACGTCGCGATCAACGACGTCGAGATCCCGGGGCTGCCGGCCGCGACCGAGGACTCCGAGGGTCGCGTGCGATGA
- a CDS encoding DUF2273 domain-containing protein has translation MNGTVVGAGVGAVLAIVAVTLGFWAFVVVAVFMLVGALVGRIVSGDLDVRRLVDVLRGRRSSS, from the coding sequence ATGAACGGGACCGTCGTCGGGGCGGGCGTCGGGGCGGTCCTCGCGATCGTCGCCGTGACGCTCGGGTTCTGGGCGTTCGTCGTCGTCGCCGTGTTCATGCTCGTCGGGGCCCTCGTCGGTCGGATCGTGAGCGGCGACCTCGACGTGCGCCGACTCGTCGACGTGCTCCGCGGACGCCGGAGCTCGTCGTGA
- a CDS encoding exodeoxyribonuclease III yields the protein MRVATWNVNSVRTRVGRIVDWLVREDVDVLGMQEIKCKPEQFPTEAFEAAGYQVEAHGLNQWNGVAFASRLPMEDVTRDFPGQPGFLKGREGPDLPVEARAIGVTVDGVRLWSLYVPNGRELGDPHWTYKLDWLAQLADRTSEWLIEDPNLPLALMGDWNVAPFDRDVWDMAVFEGATHVSEPERAAFRAFEERGLQDVVRPIVPDGYTYWDYKQLRFPRNEGMRIDFVLGSQAFADVVTDAAIHRNERKGDAPSDHVPVTVDLDLDTSLDDDRPMIF from the coding sequence ATGCGCGTGGCGACCTGGAACGTGAACTCCGTCCGCACCCGAGTGGGGCGGATCGTCGACTGGTTGGTGCGCGAGGACGTCGACGTCCTCGGCATGCAGGAGATCAAGTGCAAGCCGGAGCAGTTCCCGACCGAGGCGTTCGAGGCCGCGGGCTACCAGGTCGAGGCGCACGGGCTGAACCAGTGGAACGGGGTCGCGTTCGCCAGCCGGCTGCCGATGGAGGACGTCACGCGGGACTTTCCCGGCCAGCCGGGCTTCCTCAAGGGCCGGGAGGGGCCGGACCTCCCGGTCGAGGCCCGCGCGATCGGCGTGACGGTCGACGGCGTGCGCCTCTGGAGCCTCTACGTGCCGAACGGCCGCGAGCTCGGCGACCCGCACTGGACGTACAAGCTCGACTGGCTGGCACAGCTCGCCGACCGCACGTCGGAGTGGCTCATCGAGGACCCGAACCTCCCCCTCGCGCTGATGGGCGACTGGAACGTGGCGCCGTTCGACCGGGACGTCTGGGACATGGCGGTGTTCGAGGGCGCCACCCACGTCAGTGAGCCGGAGCGCGCGGCGTTCCGGGCGTTCGAGGAGCGCGGCCTGCAGGACGTGGTGCGTCCGATCGTCCCCGACGGCTACACCTACTGGGACTACAAGCAGCTCCGGTTCCCCCGCAACGAGGGCATGCGCATCGACTTCGTGCTCGGCTCGCAGGCGTTCGCGGACGTCGTCACCGACGCGGCGATCCACCGCAACGAGCGGAAGGGCGACGCCCCGAGCGACCACGTGCCCGTGACGGTCGACCTCGACCTCGACACCTCGCTCGACGACGACCGGCCGATGATCTTCTGA
- a CDS encoding septum formation family protein, whose translation MTGERPDDAQGPEGTAGPGDGDDGLEARRASDADAPFHGLRSAADIFGAPRSADEWPSRRERREAIKAAQETGAPLPEPFTAPSEEDSAGADTSPAEAAARDEAAARDEAAARDEVPADAGATQAISMPEELRAPSQQAHPSSIQLPTAQSNRDARAAEARALDEERRRTDPTGTGRDDVDWLGRATGTGTGAVTVGEPMARQPLGVEDALPSADEPPSFTDLLRVQSSSDDDAAAGSDRPFDWAVHDDETGEVPTTLTSEAYDTAGSWTLADEAEDEDEVATGAVPTAAPGLPTAAALGAAGAVAAGAAAAAPTGSEPDAPTTRLSVPDAATGLPVEPTRPSTPVEPALAEPALAEPAPAEPAPAEPAADGAATTRWSLSDEAEETPTVAFEPPRSASATPWWAEPDDAVPPTAAPPLVEPTPESYPAHLPPAVGQDFDGLLSAPEDRPDPEPAATTDPAAAAVRPEDIDQSEWTDRETSDTSAIKDLFGTAAVDQLGTTGYDPHDTGTAMMPAVRSSSAAAPTPAAPSARASETPSPSQQGLINQQFAKLQGEGTRGKQLLIGGAIVLIVVLLVLVFLFAKWIMGNTVADHLVPPTKSPTAAAQSAAPSSTPSAEAEQAQTPATGLQFATTPAAPGEHAWTDLAGGECLTPFTNAWAQTFTVVDCATPHAAQLTARLPVQADAYPGADALAAQAAEQCQTSAALDTAAAGSVGDVQVQGAYAPDESTWQQGDTFISCFVTRSSGQELTGSLAPAA comes from the coding sequence GTGACCGGGGAGCGTCCGGACGACGCGCAGGGCCCCGAGGGCACCGCCGGTCCCGGAGACGGGGACGACGGCCTGGAGGCACGGCGCGCGTCGGACGCGGACGCTCCGTTCCACGGTCTCCGCAGTGCCGCGGACATCTTCGGCGCTCCCCGCTCGGCCGACGAGTGGCCGTCCCGACGGGAGCGTCGCGAGGCCATCAAGGCCGCGCAGGAGACCGGTGCGCCGCTGCCCGAGCCGTTCACCGCGCCCTCGGAGGAGGACTCCGCCGGCGCGGACACGAGCCCGGCCGAGGCGGCCGCGCGTGACGAGGCGGCCGCGCGTGACGAGGCGGCGGCGCGTGACGAGGTGCCGGCCGACGCCGGTGCCACGCAGGCGATCTCGATGCCCGAGGAGCTCCGCGCGCCGTCGCAGCAGGCGCACCCGAGCTCGATCCAGCTGCCGACCGCGCAGTCGAACCGGGACGCACGCGCCGCCGAGGCCCGGGCGCTCGACGAGGAACGCCGGCGGACCGACCCCACTGGGACCGGCCGTGACGACGTCGACTGGCTCGGCCGAGCGACCGGCACCGGCACGGGAGCGGTGACGGTCGGCGAGCCGATGGCCCGTCAGCCGCTCGGGGTCGAGGACGCGCTGCCCTCCGCCGACGAGCCGCCGAGCTTCACCGACCTGCTGCGGGTGCAGTCGTCCTCCGACGACGACGCGGCTGCCGGGTCGGACCGTCCGTTCGACTGGGCCGTGCACGACGACGAGACGGGCGAGGTCCCGACGACGCTGACCTCCGAGGCGTACGACACGGCCGGGTCGTGGACGCTCGCGGACGAGGCGGAGGACGAGGACGAGGTCGCCACCGGAGCGGTCCCCACCGCGGCGCCCGGACTGCCGACCGCCGCCGCACTCGGCGCCGCCGGTGCGGTCGCTGCCGGGGCTGCGGCCGCCGCACCGACGGGATCCGAGCCGGACGCCCCGACGACGCGACTCTCCGTACCGGACGCGGCCACGGGCCTCCCGGTCGAACCGACGCGACCGTCGACCCCTGTCGAGCCGGCGCTTGCCGAGCCGGCGCTTGCCGAGCCGGCGCCTGCCGAGCCGGCGCCTGCCGAGCCGGCAGCGGACGGGGCCGCCACGACCAGGTGGTCGCTCTCCGACGAGGCCGAGGAGACCCCGACCGTCGCCTTCGAGCCGCCACGCTCCGCGTCCGCGACGCCGTGGTGGGCCGAACCCGACGACGCCGTGCCGCCGACCGCCGCCCCGCCGCTCGTCGAGCCGACCCCCGAGTCGTACCCGGCGCACCTCCCGCCCGCGGTCGGTCAGGACTTCGACGGACTGCTCTCCGCTCCGGAGGACCGCCCCGACCCGGAGCCCGCCGCGACGACCGACCCCGCAGCAGCAGCGGTGCGCCCGGAGGACATCGACCAGTCGGAGTGGACCGACCGCGAGACGAGCGACACGAGCGCGATCAAGGACCTCTTCGGGACCGCCGCAGTCGACCAGCTCGGCACGACCGGCTACGACCCGCACGACACCGGCACGGCGATGATGCCCGCGGTCCGGTCGTCCTCGGCCGCCGCTCCCACCCCCGCTGCTCCCTCGGCCCGCGCGTCGGAGACCCCGTCGCCGTCCCAGCAGGGGCTCATCAACCAGCAGTTCGCGAAGCTGCAGGGCGAGGGGACGCGCGGCAAGCAGCTCCTCATCGGCGGCGCGATCGTCCTCATCGTCGTGCTGCTCGTCCTCGTGTTCCTCTTCGCGAAGTGGATCATGGGCAACACGGTCGCCGACCATCTCGTCCCACCCACGAAGTCTCCGACCGCCGCCGCGCAGTCCGCGGCGCCGTCGTCGACGCCCTCCGCCGAGGCCGAGCAGGCGCAGACGCCCGCGACGGGGCTCCAGTTCGCGACCACGCCGGCGGCCCCGGGCGAGCACGCGTGGACGGACCTCGCGGGCGGGGAGTGCCTGACGCCGTTCACGAACGCGTGGGCGCAGACCTTCACGGTCGTGGACTGCGCGACGCCGCACGCGGCGCAGCTCACCGCACGGCTGCCCGTCCAGGCGGACGCGTACCCGGGGGCGGACGCACTCGCGGCGCAGGCTGCGGAGCAGTGCCAGACCTCGGCGGCGCTGGACACGGCCGCGGCGGGTTCGGTCGGGGACGTGCAGGTCCAGGGGGCCTACGCGCCGGACGAGTCCACGTGGCAGCAGGGCGACACGTTCATCTCGTGCTTCGTCACGCGGTCGTCGGGGCAGGAGCTCACGGGGTCGCTCGCGCCCGCGGCGTAG
- a CDS encoding M23 family metallopeptidase produces MTRATSPRPRRTLPLRLAVTGLALAGLVGTVVLDAPAAQAKTYPSWDDVLAARGKESEKQTQITKIRGIIDGLSDDLEEAQAEAQRLGDDFQEAQAAAQRQAETEQKLRAEADEHAETAEQSAAQAGQLAAQMARSGGADVTASVVGSSEDASDLLYNLGALSKLSEQAERVEAAASADASVARSLTAQADRAAKKLDELADEAKERMDVAQAASDKVQAAYEEQQSNKARLDAQLATLTSGRVRSEKEFAKGEAIRKAAEEKAAREAAARAAAAAAAAAAAANSGGSSGGGSGASGGSSGGSSGGSVGSGSGTGWVRPASGGITSPYGYRVHPIHGGVIFHDGVDLGSPCSSAIVAAAAGTVEYVGWYGGYGNYVRISHGGGITTAYGHIVNGGFRVSPGQRVSAGQLIALVGSTGNSTGCHSHIEVHTGGATIDPVPFLRARGVGI; encoded by the coding sequence GTGACCCGCGCCACCAGCCCCCGACCCCGCCGGACCCTCCCGCTCCGCCTCGCCGTCACCGGTCTGGCGCTCGCGGGACTCGTCGGCACCGTCGTGCTGGACGCCCCGGCGGCGCAGGCGAAGACCTACCCGTCGTGGGACGACGTGCTCGCCGCCCGTGGCAAGGAGTCCGAGAAGCAGACGCAGATCACGAAGATCCGCGGCATCATCGACGGGCTGTCCGACGACCTCGAGGAAGCCCAGGCAGAGGCCCAGCGCCTCGGTGACGACTTCCAGGAGGCGCAGGCCGCGGCGCAGCGGCAGGCGGAGACGGAACAGAAGCTCCGCGCCGAGGCCGACGAGCACGCCGAGACCGCCGAGCAGAGCGCCGCCCAGGCCGGGCAGCTCGCCGCCCAGATGGCTCGCTCCGGCGGCGCGGACGTCACCGCGTCGGTCGTCGGCAGCTCGGAGGACGCCTCCGACCTGCTCTACAACCTCGGCGCCCTGAGTAAGCTCTCCGAGCAGGCCGAGCGCGTCGAGGCCGCTGCCTCCGCGGACGCCTCCGTCGCGCGGTCCCTCACCGCACAGGCCGACCGCGCGGCCAAGAAGCTCGACGAACTCGCTGACGAGGCGAAGGAACGGATGGACGTCGCGCAGGCCGCGTCCGACAAGGTCCAGGCAGCGTACGAGGAGCAGCAGTCGAACAAGGCCCGGCTCGACGCACAGCTCGCGACCCTGACATCGGGTCGTGTCCGGTCCGAGAAGGAGTTCGCGAAGGGCGAGGCGATCCGCAAGGCGGCGGAGGAGAAGGCTGCACGTGAAGCTGCCGCCCGCGCCGCTGCTGCCGCGGCCGCTGCAGCCGCCGCGGCGAACAGCGGCGGTTCGTCGGGTGGGGGCTCCGGTGCCTCCGGCGGGTCGAGCGGCGGGTCCTCGGGCGGCTCCGTGGGGTCCGGCTCGGGTACGGGCTGGGTCCGACCGGCGAGCGGCGGCATCACGAGCCCGTACGGCTACCGTGTGCACCCGATCCACGGCGGCGTCATCTTCCACGACGGCGTCGACCTCGGCAGCCCGTGCTCGTCGGCCATCGTGGCGGCGGCCGCCGGGACGGTCGAGTACGTCGGCTGGTACGGCGGCTACGGCAACTACGTGCGGATCTCCCATGGCGGCGGGATCACGACCGCGTACGGCCACATCGTGAACGGCGGCTTCCGGGTGTCGCCCGGGCAGCGCGTCTCGGCCGGGCAGCTCATCGCGCTCGTGGGCTCCACGGGGAACTCGACCGGGTGCCACTCGCACATCGAGGTCCACACGGGCGGCGCCACGATCGACCCCGTGCCCTTCCTCCGCGCTCGCGGCGTCGGCATCTAG
- a CDS encoding AEC family transporter, producing MGGVLTGFAIIGAIIAAGYVVGRTGLLGPHAQFVMSRLAFFVLMPCLLFHTIATADIAALLSPVLWVSLVSALVVALGAAIVFRVVLRRPLTTTTVGALASSYVNANNIGLPVAVYVLGQATAVVPVILLQLIVLAPIALTVLDTATAGSGSLGRRIAGPFRNPIIIASLVGLVCSALHVELPAPVLEPFSLVGAAAVPVVLLSFGMSLHGATPLRDPAIRTDVVVASAIKLVVMPAVAFVFARYVFGLGAQDVFVLTTLGALPSAQNVFNYAQRYGAAVPVARDVVLVSTVGSVPVLVAIAALLHP from the coding sequence ATGGGTGGCGTCTTGACCGGGTTCGCGATCATCGGCGCGATCATCGCTGCCGGGTACGTCGTGGGGCGCACCGGCCTGCTCGGTCCGCACGCCCAGTTCGTGATGAGCCGACTCGCGTTCTTCGTGCTCATGCCGTGCCTGCTGTTCCACACCATCGCGACCGCCGACATCGCCGCGCTCCTCTCGCCCGTGCTCTGGGTGTCGCTCGTCAGCGCGCTCGTGGTCGCGCTCGGAGCGGCGATCGTCTTCCGGGTGGTGCTCCGGCGTCCGCTCACGACGACGACGGTCGGAGCACTGGCGTCGAGCTACGTCAACGCGAACAACATCGGCCTGCCGGTCGCCGTCTACGTCCTCGGGCAGGCCACCGCCGTCGTCCCGGTCATCCTGCTGCAGCTCATCGTCCTCGCGCCGATCGCCCTGACGGTCCTCGACACCGCGACGGCCGGTTCGGGCAGCCTCGGGCGTCGGATCGCCGGGCCGTTCCGGAACCCGATCATCATCGCGTCGCTCGTCGGGCTCGTGTGCAGTGCGCTGCACGTGGAGCTGCCGGCGCCCGTCCTCGAGCCGTTCTCCCTGGTCGGGGCCGCGGCCGTGCCGGTGGTGCTGCTCTCGTTCGGGATGAGCCTGCACGGCGCGACACCGCTGCGGGACCCGGCGATCCGGACCGACGTCGTCGTCGCGTCGGCGATCAAGCTCGTGGTCATGCCCGCCGTGGCGTTCGTGTTCGCGCGGTACGTGTTCGGCCTCGGCGCACAGGACGTCTTCGTGCTCACCACGCTCGGGGCGCTGCCGTCGGCGCAGAACGTCTTCAACTACGCGCAGCGCTACGGTGCCGCCGTGCCGGTGGCGCGGGACGTCGTGCTCGTCTCGACCGTCGGGTCGGTTCCGGTGCTCGTGGCGATCGCGGCCCTGCTGCACCCGTAG
- a CDS encoding metal-dependent transcriptional regulator has translation MRLPSLSTMAEDYVKLIWKAGERGGAGLATRDIAAALRVSASTVSGNLRKLDRDGLIEHTPYYGVVLTPLGQQVAVAMVRRHRLIETFLVQRLGYGWDEVHTEAEALEHAVSETFLDRVDADLGHPTHDPHGDPIPRADGSVPDSPGALLGTVTPGTCGTVDRVSDDDPSLLRYFDELGVALGTHLRVEQVRDYAGVIAVARRSADGSESLVDLPAAAATAIWLAPDDD, from the coding sequence ATGCGGCTTCCCTCCCTCAGCACCATGGCCGAGGACTACGTGAAGCTCATCTGGAAGGCGGGCGAGCGCGGCGGTGCCGGTCTGGCGACGCGCGACATCGCGGCGGCGCTCCGGGTCTCGGCCTCCACGGTGTCGGGCAACCTCCGGAAGCTCGACCGCGACGGCCTGATCGAGCACACCCCGTACTACGGCGTCGTCCTCACGCCGCTCGGGCAGCAGGTCGCGGTGGCGATGGTCCGCCGACACCGGCTGATCGAGACGTTCCTGGTCCAGCGGCTCGGGTACGGCTGGGACGAGGTGCACACCGAGGCCGAGGCACTCGAGCACGCGGTGTCGGAGACCTTCCTCGACCGCGTCGACGCCGACCTTGGGCACCCGACGCACGACCCCCACGGCGACCCGATCCCCCGCGCGGACGGCTCCGTGCCGGACTCTCCCGGGGCGCTCCTGGGCACCGTGACACCGGGCACGTGCGGCACGGTGGACCGGGTGTCGGACGACGATCCCTCGCTCCTGCGGTACTTCGACGAGCTCGGGGTGGCGCTCGGCACGCACCTCCGGGTCGAGCAGGTCCGGGACTACGCGGGCGTCATCGCGGTGGCGCGCCGCTCCGCCGACGGCTCGGAGTCCCTCGTCGACCTGCCGGCCGCCGCCGCGACCGCCATCTGGCTCGCCCCCGACGACGACTGA
- a CDS encoding HEAT repeat domain-containing protein encodes MSTLTDHLADPRSSARLRAVMAAGTAADPADLDVLLEQCAVDPDLQVREALTWSLVRLPAEVVVPRLVAELDRPEAQARSQALHTLSKIRDGSVYAEVADRIGDTDPGVRRTAWRAAAVLAPEGERPALARRLARELGEGDRDRRLALSRALVSLGEDVVAPVLADAAARRGESVREHVADTERLLHDPDAASSLALERARREMALGRSKRASG; translated from the coding sequence ATGAGCACGCTGACCGACCACCTCGCCGACCCCCGTTCCTCCGCGCGCCTCCGCGCCGTGATGGCGGCCGGCACCGCGGCGGACCCGGCCGACCTCGACGTCCTCCTCGAGCAGTGCGCGGTCGACCCCGACCTGCAGGTCCGCGAGGCCCTGACGTGGTCGCTCGTCCGGCTGCCGGCGGAGGTCGTCGTGCCACGGCTCGTCGCCGAGCTCGACCGTCCGGAAGCGCAGGCGCGGTCGCAGGCGCTCCACACGCTGTCGAAGATCCGCGACGGGTCCGTGTACGCCGAGGTCGCGGACCGGATCGGCGACACCGACCCCGGTGTCCGGCGAACGGCCTGGCGTGCCGCCGCGGTCCTCGCCCCCGAGGGGGAACGACCCGCGCTGGCCCGACGGCTCGCCCGGGAACTCGGCGAGGGCGACCGGGACCGCCGCCTGGCCCTCAGTCGTGCGCTGGTGTCCCTCGGCGAGGACGTCGTCGCGCCGGTCCTCGCGGACGCCGCCGCGCGACGCGGCGAGTCGGTGCGCGAGCACGTCGCCGACACCGAGCGGCTGCTCCACGACCCGGACGCCGCGTCCTCGCTCGCGCTGGAGCGCGCGCGACGCGAGATGGCGCTGGGACGCAGCAAGCGCGCCTCCGGCTGA
- a CDS encoding aldo/keto reductase, producing the protein MPRIGTSDLTVFPLALGGNVFGWTADEQTSHRVLDAYTGAGGDFVDSADVYSAWAPGNSGGESERVIGSWLRASGKRDDVVIATKVSQHPEFQGLSASNVAAAARASLERLGTDRIDLYYAHFDDESTPLEETVRAFDQLVREGLVRYTAISNYSRERAQEWIRIADEHGLAKPVAIQPHYNLVTREPYESDIAPLAAAEHLGVVPYFALAAGFLTGKYRSEEDFAGKDREGQVSGYFSDEGLAVVDALDTIGREHGVEIATVALAWLQAQPDVVAPIASARNTDQLPALLASAELELSAEELRTLSDASAKVPAAR; encoded by the coding sequence ATGCCCCGCATCGGTACCAGCGACCTCACCGTGTTCCCCCTCGCACTCGGCGGCAACGTCTTCGGCTGGACGGCCGACGAGCAGACTTCGCACCGGGTACTCGACGCGTACACGGGCGCCGGTGGGGACTTCGTGGACTCGGCCGACGTGTACTCCGCCTGGGCGCCGGGCAACAGCGGCGGTGAGTCCGAGCGGGTCATCGGTTCGTGGCTCCGCGCCTCGGGCAAGCGCGACGACGTCGTCATCGCGACGAAGGTGTCGCAGCACCCGGAGTTCCAGGGCCTCTCGGCGTCGAACGTCGCAGCGGCTGCCCGGGCCAGCCTCGAACGGCTCGGCACCGACCGGATCGACCTGTACTACGCGCACTTCGACGACGAGTCGACCCCGCTCGAGGAGACCGTGCGGGCGTTCGACCAGCTCGTGCGCGAGGGCCTCGTCCGGTACACGGCGATCTCGAACTACTCGCGGGAGCGCGCCCAGGAGTGGATCCGCATCGCGGACGAGCACGGCCTCGCGAAGCCGGTCGCGATCCAGCCGCACTACAACCTCGTGACGCGGGAGCCGTACGAGTCGGACATCGCGCCGCTCGCCGCCGCCGAGCACCTCGGGGTGGTGCCGTACTTCGCCCTCGCCGCCGGGTTCCTCACCGGGAAGTACCGCTCGGAGGAGGACTTCGCCGGCAAGGACCGCGAGGGGCAGGTGTCGGGTTACTTCTCGGACGAGGGGCTCGCGGTCGTCGACGCCCTCGACACGATCGGCCGTGAGCACGGCGTGGAGATCGCGACCGTGGCCCTGGCGTGGCTCCAGGCACAGCCGGACGTCGTCGCGCCGATCGCCAGCGCGCGGAACACCGACCAGCTGCCGGCGCTGCTCGCGTCGGCGGAGCTCGAGCTCAGCGCGGAGGAGCTGCGCACCCTGTCGGACGCGTCCGCGAAGGTCCCCGCCGCACGTTGA
- the pyrE gene encoding orotate phosphoribosyltransferase, with translation MTDVRDQLIDHIKADAVFHGDFTLTSGKQASYYIDLRKVSLDHRVAPLIGQVMTDLIAEVPDVAAVGGLTMGADPIASAVLHQAAARGLAYDAFVVRKEPKDHGRGRQVEGPDVRGKRVIVLEDTSTTGGSPLKAAEALEREGAIIAAVAVVVDRDTGAKEKIEAAGYPYYAAIGLADLGLSA, from the coding sequence GTGACTGACGTGCGTGACCAGTTGATCGACCACATCAAGGCCGATGCCGTGTTCCACGGCGACTTCACCCTGACCAGCGGCAAGCAGGCGTCGTACTACATCGACCTGCGGAAGGTCAGCCTCGACCACCGTGTGGCACCCCTCATCGGGCAGGTGATGACCGACCTCATCGCCGAGGTCCCGGACGTCGCCGCCGTCGGTGGCCTCACCATGGGAGCCGACCCGATCGCGAGCGCCGTGCTGCACCAGGCCGCCGCGCGTGGCCTCGCGTACGACGCCTTCGTCGTCCGCAAGGAGCCGAAGGACCACGGTCGCGGCCGTCAGGTCGAGGGCCCCGACGTCCGTGGCAAGCGCGTCATCGTGCTCGAGGACACCTCGACCACCGGCGGCTCGCCGCTCAAGGCGGCCGAGGCGCTCGAGCGTGAGGGCGCGATCATCGCCGCGGTCGCCGTCGTGGTCGACCGCGACACCGGCGCCAAGGAGAAGATCGAGGCCGCCGGGTACCCCTACTACGCCGCCATCGGGTTGGCCGACCTGGGGTTGTCCGCGTGA
- a CDS encoding sodium:proton exchanger, whose translation MIDTSPVRVVDAAAPPARMGRSAWGRIAICVVLALPAVVFRLTGSAPNPVVDLLVFGGAVVAASFLLAWAAEAAQKDIAGALAIAILALIAVLPEYAVDLFYAFRSGSDPAFEQFAAANMTGSNRLLLGFGWPLVVVISLLVARRYVRAGSLPASATRVLQLEQSSRLDIGFLALLAVVAFLIPLFGSIPLWFGFVLLAAFVAYLWRASKVSDGDDDDEELVGMAGNIAAMPTRARRWTIVALFVVAAAVILSSAEPFAEALVSSGSALGIDSYFLVQWLAPLATEAPEFIVAALFALRGMGGAAIGTLIASKVNQWSLLVGSLPIAHVLGGGTTGGLPLDGRQVEEFMLTASQTVLGVAIIIALRFHRWSAIALVALFAVQFVVTDTSGRWVLSIVHLVAAVVVFWINRREIASTLAAPFRRQSVVARG comes from the coding sequence GTGATCGACACCTCACCCGTCCGCGTCGTCGACGCCGCCGCACCGCCCGCCCGCATGGGCCGCAGTGCCTGGGGCCGCATCGCGATCTGCGTCGTCCTCGCACTGCCCGCCGTCGTCTTCCGGTTGACCGGTTCCGCGCCGAACCCCGTCGTCGACCTGCTCGTCTTCGGCGGCGCGGTCGTCGCAGCCTCGTTCCTGCTCGCCTGGGCCGCCGAGGCCGCGCAGAAGGACATCGCGGGCGCCCTGGCCATCGCGATCCTCGCGCTCATCGCCGTGCTGCCCGAGTACGCGGTCGACCTGTTCTACGCGTTCCGGTCCGGCTCCGACCCCGCGTTCGAGCAGTTCGCCGCCGCCAACATGACCGGGTCGAACCGGTTGCTGCTCGGGTTCGGCTGGCCGCTCGTCGTCGTCATCTCGCTGCTCGTCGCCCGGCGGTACGTGCGCGCCGGTTCGCTGCCCGCGTCGGCCACGCGGGTGCTGCAGCTCGAGCAGTCCTCCCGGCTCGACATCGGGTTCCTCGCGCTCCTCGCCGTCGTGGCGTTCCTCATCCCGCTGTTCGGGTCGATCCCACTGTGGTTCGGGTTCGTGCTCCTCGCCGCGTTCGTCGCCTACCTGTGGCGCGCGTCGAAGGTGTCCGACGGTGACGACGACGACGAGGAACTCGTCGGCATGGCGGGCAACATCGCCGCGATGCCGACCCGCGCGCGTCGATGGACGATCGTCGCGCTGTTCGTCGTCGCAGCCGCGGTGATCCTGTCGTCCGCGGAGCCCTTCGCCGAGGCCCTCGTGTCCTCCGGCAGCGCGCTCGGCATCGACAGTTACTTCCTCGTGCAGTGGCTCGCACCGCTCGCGACCGAGGCGCCGGAGTTCATCGTCGCCGCGCTCTTCGCCCTGCGCGGGATGGGCGGTGCGGCGATCGGGACGCTCATCGCCTCGAAGGTGAACCAGTGGTCGCTGCTCGTCGGGTCGCTGCCGATCGCGCACGTGCTCGGCGGCGGGACCACGGGCGGGCTGCCGCTCGACGGTCGGCAGGTCGAGGAGTTCATGCTCACCGCCTCGCAGACGGTGCTCGGCGTGGCCATCATCATCGCGCTGCGGTTCCACCGGTGGTCGGCGATCGCGCTCGTGGCGCTCTTCGCGGTCCAGTTCGTGGTGACGGACACGAGCGGGCGGTGGGTGCTGAGCATCGTGCACCTCGTCGCCGCGGTCGTCGTGTTCTGGATCAACCGGCGGGAGATCGCGTCGACCCTGGCCGCGCCGTTCCGGCGGCAGTCGGTGGTGGCGCGCGGCTGA